ATTTTTTGTTTTCGGTGATTCACTTGTCGATAACGGGAATAACAACTATCTTATAACAAGTGCCCGTGCCGATTCACCGCCGTATGGTATTGATTACCCAACTGGTCGGCCAACCGGACGTTTCTCTAATGGCCTTAACATGCCAGATCTTATCAGTTAGGTTTTCTCatacattttctttcttttctgcaTTTTCTATACAACTTTTACATTTTGAAATTAGTGATTCATGAATCATTACTCATTATTAACGATTTGATAACTAAATTTTTTGTGATCATTAGGCGAACAACTTGGTGCTGAACCTACACTACCTTATTTAAGCCCTAGGTTGGAAGGAGAAGATCTACTTGTTGGTGCCAATTTTGCGTCAGCCGGGGTTGGAATCCTCAGCGACACCGGAGCACAATTTGTGAGTGACTTTTCATCTCAATTAAGCACTTCCATCGTCCTGGTAGATTTTGAAGTAATATAATTCTAACTGAGTTTTGTAAATTGCAGTTTAACATAATCCATATAGGCAAACAATTGGAATACTTCGAGCAATATCAAGAAAGATTAAGTGCGTTAATTGGAGAAGATGAAGCCCAAACACTAGTAAACTCAGCTCTTGTACTCATAACTCTTGGTGGAAATGATTTCGTTAACAATTACTATCTAGTTCCACTCTCAGCCAGATCTCGACAGTTCTCCATCGAAGATTACGTTTCTTTCCTCATTGTCGAATACAAGAAAATTTTATCTGTAAGTatatttagatttaattttttctaaaaaaaaataattcttcttCCTTGTTTTTCCTAATTCAGAGTGAATTACGTTTCAAGTTTTTACACAATGAGAGCAAATGGGGGATGTAAATTTTGATTAGTAGGCTATGTCTTGTATAATATGTCAATTTTTGCAAAATGTAGGTGGATCTTAGAACACAATGGTCCACTCTGATCTCGTTTAGTTTTCAAGGGATTAGAAATTAATTGCTAAATATTAACATCATTTAATAACTTTACTTGATATGAAATGAATCAGAGGCTGTATAATTTGGGAGCAAGACGGGTACTTGTGACAGGAACCGGTCCACTGGGTTGTGTGCCAGCAGAGATAGGAATCAGACAAGCTCTAACCGGACAATGTGACCCACAACTACAAAAGGCAGCAAGGTTATTTAACCCTGCCCTAGAACAGATGCTGAATGGACTCAACAAGGAAGCTGGTGATCACGTATTTATCAGCGCCAACGCTTTCGAAATGCACAACGATTTCATCAGTAATCCACAAGCTTTTGGTAATTAAGCAACTAAAATGTTGTCAATTACACAATTTCAGTCGTTCAGATTTTCCATGAATAATTTTCCGATGGTCTGAAAAAAGTATACTAATATTtatttttgtgtaggctttgttACCTCAAAGATTGCTTGTTGTGGACAAGGGCCGTATAATGGAATAGGGCTTTGCACAGCTGTATCTAACCTTTGCCCTAACAGAGACGTATATGCCTTTTGGGATGCTTTCCATCCAAGTGAGCGCGCTAACAGACTTATTGTTTCCAAGTTCATGATTGGTGATGAGAAATATATGAAGCCAATGAATCTCAGTACTATTTTGGCTTTGGATTCAAGGGTCTAATTTATCATTAATTTACCCTTATTATTTATTATCATCTAATAGCAAATGTTGTACTTGATATGGTGGCTCTTATAAAAATTTAGGGTGTTGCATGAATTTCATTTTGACCAATCAAAAatactaaa
This genomic stretch from Papaver somniferum cultivar HN1 chromosome 5, ASM357369v1, whole genome shotgun sequence harbors:
- the LOC113283830 gene encoding GDSL esterase/lipase At4g28780-like — protein: MDRINSKLGITSVFFLVTYFLAVTVSPDQQVNARAFFVFGDSLVDNGNNNYLITSARADSPPYGIDYPTGRPTGRFSNGLNMPDLISEQLGAEPTLPYLSPRLEGEDLLVGANFASAGVGILSDTGAQFFNIIHIGKQLEYFEQYQERLSALIGEDEAQTLVNSALVLITLGGNDFVNNYYLVPLSARSRQFSIEDYVSFLIVEYKKILSRLYNLGARRVLVTGTGPLGCVPAEIGIRQALTGQCDPQLQKAARLFNPALEQMLNGLNKEAGDHVFISANAFEMHNDFISNPQAFGFVTSKIACCGQGPYNGIGLCTAVSNLCPNRDVYAFWDAFHPSERANRLIVSKFMIGDEKYMKPMNLSTILALDSRV